In the genome of Dehalococcoidia bacterium, the window AAGCCGCGGGGGAACCGCCATCCGGCGTTCGCGCCGCAGGGCTGCTACCCCTGCGCCGGGTTTGACGAGTGGCTTGCGCTGTCCGTCACGTCGGAGCGCGAGTGGCGGACGCTGGCGGCGCTCATGGGCAGGCCGGAACTGGCCGAGGACCCGCGCTTCGCGACACTCGCGGCGCGCGCGGAGCACCACGACGAGCTTGACGGCGTCATCGCGGCGTGGACAAAGGCCCATGCGCCCCAGGCGCTGATGGAGCGCCTGCAGCGGGCGGGCTTCAGCGCGGGGCGCGTGCTGACGAGCAAGGACGCCCTGCTGGACAAGCACTATCGGCAGCGCGGGGCCTTCCCCGTGGTGCGCCACCTGCCGGAGACAGGCGTGGGCGACCGGGTGCACACGGGCATACCGGTGCGGATGTCCGCCACGCCGTGTCACCTTGAGTCGCCCGCGCCCGGGCTGGGGCAGGACAACGCGGCGGTACTGGGCGGGCTTATCGGCCTCTCCGGCTCTGAGCTTCAATCGCTCCAGGAGCAGGGCATCATCGGCGACTGCCCTGTCGCCACTGTGCATGGCGCCGCCAGCGAGGGCGGGCGACCCGGCAAGGAGTCCGCCAGGACATATGATGAGGACTATCAGTCTTTGCTAGGGACCGCGCCGTCTCAGGGACGGAAGGACCATCGTGAAAAAGGAGGCGCGTCATGACGACCCAACCCGTGCACGTCGGCGACATCACTCCCGAGGGGCTGGCGAAGCTGCGCGCCCTCGTCGGCGTGGAGCTGCGCGGCATGCAGCAGTTCAACGACTATGCCGCGTCGGACACCATCCGCCACTTCGCGTGGGGGATGGGCGACGGCAACCCTCTGTGGTCGGACAAGGAGTACGCCGC includes:
- a CDS encoding CoA transferase, with amino-acid sequence MQTEGMPLHGIRILEAGHQWAAPIAIQFLAGMGAEVIKVESTVHPDMVRSGSYPDGIPGERYWNRGGRFNDVNRNKRGITLDLTKPEGCALFKQLVAVTDVVAENFTPRVMANFGLDYDSLRKVRNDLIMLSITGFGHSGPWRDYAGRGSGLEATSSLTYMTGYPGEGPMKSGVPYTDIPAAYHAAFAVMAALNYRDMTGEGQWIDLAMYEIGASAMTEALLDADWNGRIAKPRGNRHPAFAPQGCYPCAGFDEWLALSVTSEREWRTLAALMGRPELAEDPRFATLAARAEHHDELDGVIAAWTKAHAPQALMERLQRAGFSAGRVLTSKDALLDKHYRQRGAFPVVRHLPETGVGDRVHTGIPVRMSATPCHLESPAPGLGQDNAAVLGGLIGLSGSELQSLQEQGIIGDCPVATVHGAASEGGRPGKESARTYDEDYQSLLGTAPSQGRKDHREKGGAS